Proteins encoded in a region of the Perca fluviatilis chromosome 6, GENO_Pfluv_1.0, whole genome shotgun sequence genome:
- the prkg2 gene encoding cGMP-dependent protein kinase 2, whose protein sequence is MGNGSMKSKRYKHADGSAAASDSRPHKDQGFRNSPLDSLRVRVDELEREGKRRDEELCAKELQIKALQEQLAKQTRALAELSEELQNKCIQLNKLQDVMKNQSGASAGLASRPPSIRVASRGSPNLSVRIKETLNRRKGAKAGVSAEPTSRTYDSSSLPKFSFEKARVPKDASVKKLLTDSLNKNQYLKRLELQQVKDMVECMYERTYQQGEYVIKQGEPGNHLFVLADGKLDVFQHNKLLTSITVWTTFGELAILYNCTRTASVRVVNKVRVWALDREVFQNIMRRTAETRHEQHRNFLRSVSLLANLPEDKLSKIVDCLEVEYYDKGEHIIREGEEGSTFYIIAQGKVKVTQTTEAHKLPQIINTLQKGEYFGEKALISDDVRSANIIAEEDGVECLVIDRETFDQTVGTFNELQRYLQGYVATLDRDDKKRHARRSVSRHQSQPLSPDVIQLKDRVAVFPQSRPFDHLELVATLGVGGFGRVELVKVQNEDVTFALKVIKKKHVVDNRQEEHIHSERKILAEARSPFVVKLYRTFKDNKYVYMLLEACLGGEIWSLLRDRGSFDEPTAKFCVGCVTEAFDYLHRKGVLYRDLKPENLMLDTEGYIKLVDFGFAKKIRCGQKTWTFCGTPEYVAPEIILNKGHNFSVDFWALGILVFELLTGSPPFSGSDQMMTYTFILKGIEKMDFPKKITKRPEDLIRKLCRRNPSERLGNLKNGITDIKKHRWFNGFNWEGLKARTLPSPLKRELTGPTDHSYFDSYPPDEDSPPEELSGWDMDF, encoded by the exons ATGGGGAATGGTTCGATGAAATCAAAGCGTTACAAACACGCCGACGGCTCTGCTGCCGCGTCCGACAGCCGACCCCACAAAGATCAGGGGTTCAGAAACTCGCCCCTGGACTCCCTGAGGGTCCGGGTGGATGAGCTGGAGCGAGAGGGCAAGAGGAGGGATGAGGAGCTCTGTGCCAAAGAGCTCCAGATCAAGGCTCTCCAGGAGCAGCTGGCCAAACAGACGCGAGCTCTGGCCGAGCTGAGCGAGGAGCTGCAGAACAAGTGCATCCAGCTCAACAAGCTGCAGGACGTGATGAAGAACCAGAGCGGGGCCTCGGCAGGTCTGGCGTCACGGCCCCCTTCCATCAGAGTTGCCAGCAGGGGCAGCCCCAACCTCAGCGTTCGCATCAAGGAAACCCTCAACAGAAGGAAAGGGGCCAAAGCCGGGGTGTCGGCCGAACCCACATCCAGGACCTACGACTCCAGCAGCCTGCCAAAGTTCTCTTTCGAGAAGGCCCGGGTACCAAAGGATGCAAG TGTAAAGAAGCTGCTGACAGACTCCCTGAACAAGAACCAGTACCTGAAGAGGCTTGAGCTGCAGCAGGTCAAAGACATGGTGGAGTGTATGTATGAGCGCACCTACCAGCAGGGAGAGTACGTCATCAAGCAGGGAGAGCCTGGGAACCATCTGTTTGTGTTGGCAG ATGGGAAGCTGGATGTGTTTCAACATAACAAACTGCTCACATCGATAACGGTGTGGACCACATTTGGAGAATTAGCCATTCTGTACAACTGCACACGGACAGCATCAGTGCGAG TGGTGAACAAAGTGAGGGTGTGGGCTTTGGACCGGGAGGTGTTTCAGAACATCATGAGGAGGACGGCTGAGACGCGACATGAACAGCACCGCAACTTCCTCCGAAG TGTTTCACTCTTGGCTAATCTGCCAGAAGACAAGCTAAGCAAAATAGTGGACTGCCTCGAGGTG GAATACTATGACAAGGGAGAGCACATCATccgggagggagaggagggcagCACCTTCTACATCATCGCACAGGGAAAG GTGAAGGTGACCCAGACCACCGAGGCCCACAAGCTGCCGCAGATCATCAACACGCTGCAGAAGGGAGAGTACTTTGGAGAGAAAGCCCTTATAAG TGATGATGTCAGGTCAGCTAATATCATCGCCGAAGAGGACGGGGTGGAGTGCCTCGTCATCGATAGAGA gACATTTGATCAGACAGTGGGCACATTCAATGAGCTGCAGAGGTACCTCCAAGGCTACGTGGCAACACTTGATCGTGACGACAAGAAGAGACATGCCAG GAGGTCCGTATCGCGCCACCAGAGCCAGCCGCTTTCACCAGACGTCATCCAGTTGAAGGACCGGGTGGCCGTGTTTCCTCAGTCCAGGCCCTTCGACCACCTGGAGCTCGTCGCTACTCTCGGGGTCGGCGGCTTTGGACGAGTAGAACTG GTGAAGGTGCAGAACGAAGACGTCACCTTTGCCCTGAAAGTCATCAAGAAGAAGCACGTCGTAGACAACAGGCAGGAGGAGCACATCCACTCGGAGAGGAAGATCCTCGCCGAGGCGCGCTCGCCGTTCGTCGTCAA ACTGTATCGCACATTTAAGGATAACAAGTATGTGTACATGCTGCTGGAGGCCTGTCTGGGTGGAGAGATTTGGAGTCTGCTCAGAGACAG GGGGAGTTTTGATGAGCCTACTGCCAAATTCTGCGTTGGTTGCGTCACAGAGGCTTTCGATTACCTCCATCGCAAGGGTGTCCTCTACAGAGACCTGAAGCCAGAGAATCTCATGCTTGATACCGAGGGATACATCAAACTG GTTGACTTTGGTTTTGCCAAGAAGATCAGGTGTGGCCAAAAGACCTGGACCTTCTGCGGGACACCGGAGTACGTGGCCCCTGAGATCATCCTCAACAAAGGCCACAACTTCAGTGTAGACTTCTGGGCTCTGGGCATCCTGGTGTTTGAGCTCCTTACTGGCAG TCCTCCGTTCTCAGGGAGTGACCAGATGATGACCTACACTTTCATCTTGAAAGGAATCGAGAAGATGGACTTCCCCAAGAAGATCACAAAGAGGCCCGAGGATCTCATACGCAAACTGTGCAG GCGGAATCCCTCAGAGCGACTAGGCAACCTCAAAAATGGAATTACTGATATCAAGAAGCACAG GTGGTTTAACGGCTTCAACTGGGAGGGACTGAAGGCGAGGACTTTACCATCTCCACTGAAAAGAGAA CTTACAGGACCGACAGATCACAGCTATTTCGACAGCTACCCTCCAGATGAGGACAGTCCTCCTGAAGAGCTGTCTGGTTGGGATATGGACTTTTGA